The following proteins are encoded in a genomic region of Sebastes fasciatus isolate fSebFas1 chromosome 12, fSebFas1.pri, whole genome shotgun sequence:
- the trak1a gene encoding trafficking kinesin-binding protein 1 isoform X3 — protein sequence MNRRGLTRGQRFVKADYYELDWYYEECTDVLCADRVGQMTKTYSDIDAVTRLLEEKERDLELAARIGQSLLKKNKALSERNELLEEQVEHIREEVSQLRHDLSMKDELLQFYTSAAEESEGESSTSTPVRPSENNVSTPIFFPLDSLQKKLKDLEEENKSLRCEASHLETETISYEEKELQLVNDCVKELRDANVQISSLAEDLARKTEDASRQQEEITHLLSQIVDLQKKAKMYAVENEELTQHLGAAKDAQRQLTAELRELQDKYAECMEMLHEAQEELKNLRNKTLPLSTPRRFHSLGLFPMDSLAAEIEGTMRKELQMDDPDVEEQRLHPKRVFQTVKNLNLMRQQRSSLAPSPLNIPGSNRTSSLTSGLSSRVGTPRSNSIYGSETGSGIILDNRTSSILEGPDDGSEDSNKRPPGTPGTPGSRDLEAALRRLSLRRDNYLSEKRFFEDERERKLAYLAKEDEKGSGGPGTPTESLLSLCSHPSFGSVWSGYSFTARSYLPDKLQIVKPLEGSATLHAWQQLAQPHMGALLDDRPGVVTKGFRTLAHEHEQEDGWHLDQPEEDEVSCDSFAGLSGESSPPVDLPRSTSSPTICCIKNGDVDDDSQSDPLQGAREATQVKDGHVANMPLSFSCPSPASSPLPSSSEMNGHVNLKELQALQAAAVDRTPVHFPGKCMSQTSSTYTYTTCRILHPSDQLTSVSPSSALSSCQSSACIGTPTTTPSPIPFSAPATPSYTPSYTPTCCTPCCTPRRLSLSLSLAESSTNLRDSTKTTSTSLGLVRLLLEHGISASVYDPRSWDRGLDVSGASTPVGGAQAQRITDTPEETEHRRSVKRPDTHLLLQPSTPPNSPRSKSASSTNTLFQFSPSTDDPPFYDTFLASKPARTILREVLGEVERERGGQTDDDSQTEKLNLRLVDKLKRFRTLPHHAGSASSGSTLLAPFGSTGLGNSALGGGLPGLNAGLRRNRSYPAMVGASMAMKDPGGPPSTEIVLPHTMQTTHTKHSVHTQEMQTNHTLAIHIPQTLHELETVTPQTVKRRHIRPNDGLWHSTSNDQHSDDETGT from the exons TACTGTGTGCCGACAGAGTGGGCCAGATGACGAAGACCTACAGTGACATCGATGCTGTCACTCGACTGTTGGAAGAG AAAGAGCGGGATTTGGAGTTAGCAGCTCGCATCGGACAGTCGCTGCTGAAGAAGAACAAAGCTCTCAGTGAGAGGAACGAACTGCTGGAGGAGCAAGTAGAGCACATACGAGAGGAG GTGTCTCAGTTACGTCACGACTTGTCCATGAAAGATGAGCTGTTACAGTTCTATACCAGCGCTGCAGAGGAGAGTGAGGGGGAGTCTAGCACCTCCACACC tgtgcGTCCCAGTGAAAACAACGTGTCAACTCCTATTTTCTTCCCCCTGGACTCCCTGCAGAAGAAACTCAAAGATCTGGAGGAAGAGAACAAATCCTTGCGATGTGAG gCCAGTCATTTGGAGACAGAAACTATTTCCTACGAGGAGAAAGAGCTGCAACTTGTCAACGACTGTGTCAAAGAGCTAC GTGATGCCAACGTGCAGATTTCCTCTCTGGCTGAAGACCTGGCCAGGAAGACTGAAGACGCCTCCAGACAGCAGGAGGAGATCACACACCTCCTCTCCCAGATAGTAGACCTCCAGAAGAAGGCCAAGATG TATGCCGTGGAGAACGAGGAGCTGACTCAGCACTTAGGTGCAGCCAAAGACGCCCAGCGACAACTCACTGCTGAA TTGCGAGAGTTACAGGATAAGTATGCAGAGTGCATGGAGATGCTTCATGAGGCTCAGGAGGAGCTGAAGAACCTGAGAAATAAAACTCTACCACTCAGCACACCGAGGCGTTTCCATTCTCTGGGTCTGTTCCCAATG GACTCTCTGGCAGCAGAAATAGAGGGCACCATGAGGAAGGAACTTCAGATGGATGATCCAGATGTAGAAGAGCAGAG ACTGCACCCAAAGCGAGTGTTCCAGACGGTGAAAAACCTGAACCTAATGCGTCAGCAGCGTTCATCGCTAGCCCCCTCCCCCCTCAACATCCCAGGCTCCAATCGGACGTCGTCCCTCACCTCAGGTCTCTCCAGCAGGGTGGGCACGCCGCGCTCCAACTCCATTTATGGTAGCGAGACGGGGAGTGGGATCATCCTGGACAACAGGACTAGCAGCATCCTGGAGGGTCCAGACGACGG GTCAGAGGATTCCAACAAGCGTCCCCCTGGAACCCCGGGGACCCCTGGCAGCAGGGACCTGGAAGCAGCCCTGCGACGTCTGTCCCTCCGCCGCGACAACTACCTCTCAGAAAAACGCTTCTTTGAAgacgagagggagagaaagcTGGCTTACCTGGCCAAAGAGGACGAAAAGGGAAGTGGAGGCCCCGGGACGCCGACAGAGAGCCTGCTGTCGCTGTGCTCGCATCCCTCCTTCGGAAGCGTCTGGTCGGGGTACTCCTTCACGGCCAGATCCTACCTGCCGGATAAGCTGCAGATTGTAAAGCCGCTAGAAG GCTCTGCTACCCTCCACGCTTGGCAGCAGTTGGCTCAACCCCACATGGGCGCTCTGCTGGACGATCGGCCCGGCGTCGTCACGAAGGGCTTCCGCACGTTAGCACACGAGCATGAACAGGAAGACGGCTGGCACCTGGACCAACCGGAGGAGGACGAAGTTTCATGTGACTCGTTTGCTGGCCTGTCAGGAGAGAGCTCTCCTCCTGTGGATCTGCCTCGCTCTACCTCTTCTCCTACCATCTGCTGCATCAAAAATGGAGACGTCGATGACGACAGCCAATCGGACCCATTGCAAGGGGCTAGAGAAGCGACTCAAGTGAAAGACGGACATGTTGCAAACATGCCTCTGTCCTTCTCCTGCCCCTCCcctgcttcttctcctctcccctcttcctccGAGATGAACGGGCACGTGAACCTCAAGGAGCTCCAGGCCTTACAGGCCGCCGCAGTGGACCGTACGCCTG TTCATTTCCCAGGGAAGTGTATGTCTCAAACCAGCTCTACATACACCTACACCACCTGCAGGATCCTCCACCCTTCTGATCAGCTGACCTCAGTGTCCCCGAG CTCAGCTCTATCCTCTTGTCAGAGCAGTGCTTGCATCggcacccccaccaccaccccctcTCCTATACCCTTCTCTGCCCCAGCTACACCCTCCTACACCCCCTCCTACACTCCTACCTGCTGCACCCCCTGCTGCACTCCACGccgcctctccctctccctctcactaGCCGAGTCCTCCACCAACCTTCGGGACTCCACCAAGACCACCAGCACCTCCCTGGGCCTGGTGCGCCTCCTGCTAGAGCACGGGATCTCCGCCTCAGTGTATGACCCCCGCAGCTGGGACCGAGGGCTGGATGTCAGCGGAGCCTCGACTCCCGTGGGAGGAGCGCAAGCGCAGAGGATCACCGACACGCCGGAGGAGACTGAACACAGACGATCGGTGAAACGCCCAGACACCCACCTCCTCCTTCAGCCCTCCACCCCGCCCAACTCCCCTCGCTCCAAATCTGCCTCTTCTACCAACACACTTTTTCAGTTCAGCCCTTCAACCGATGACCCGCCGTTTTACGACACCTTCCTCGCCTCGAAGCCAGCTCGTACCATTCTGAGGGAAGTGCtgggggaggtggagagggagcgAGGGGGGCAAACGGATGACGACAGCCAAACAGAGAAGCTGAACCTGCGACTTGTGGACAAGCTGAAACGTTTCCGCACCCTCCCCCATCACGCTGGTTCGGCTTCATCTGGGAGTACTCTATTAGCCCCCTTTGGCTCTACTGGACTGGGGAACAGCGCACTGGGTGGGGGGCTTCCAGGTTTGAATGCAGGGCTGAGGAGGAACCGAAGCTATCCTGCCATGGTAGGGGCCAGCATGGCTATGAAAGACCCAGGAGGCCCCCCCAGCACAGAGATAGTCCTACCACATACGATGCAAACCACACATACCAAACACAGCGTGCACACGCAGGAAATGCAAACTAATCACACACTGGCCATACACATACCACAGACACTACATGAACTGGAAACAGTCACACCACAGACGGTGAAACGGAGACACATTAGGCCAAACGACGGACTGTGGCATTCAACAAGCAATGACCAACACAGTGATGATGAAACTGGGACATAA
- the trak1a gene encoding trafficking kinesin-binding protein 1 isoform X1 — protein MALLTAAGTEDELEGSNQPEEDEEYVCLPSHESTEQEEEEEEEEEEEEEEYICLPGHGSPEQEGEEEMDEEQQVLCEVLCADRVGQMTKTYSDIDAVTRLLEEKERDLELAARIGQSLLKKNKALSERNELLEEQVEHIREEVSQLRHDLSMKDELLQFYTSAAEESEGESSTSTPVRPSENNVSTPIFFPLDSLQKKLKDLEEENKSLRCEASHLETETISYEEKELQLVNDCVKELRDANVQISSLAEDLARKTEDASRQQEEITHLLSQIVDLQKKAKMYAVENEELTQHLGAAKDAQRQLTAELRELQDKYAECMEMLHEAQEELKNLRNKTLPLSTPRRFHSLGLFPMDSLAAEIEGTMRKELQMDDPDVEEQRLHPKRVFQTVKNLNLMRQQRSSLAPSPLNIPGSNRTSSLTSGLSSRVGTPRSNSIYGSETGSGIILDNRTSSILEGPDDGSEDSNKRPPGTPGTPGSRDLEAALRRLSLRRDNYLSEKRFFEDERERKLAYLAKEDEKGSGGPGTPTESLLSLCSHPSFGSVWSGYSFTARSYLPDKLQIVKPLEGSATLHAWQQLAQPHMGALLDDRPGVVTKGFRTLAHEHEQEDGWHLDQPEEDEVSCDSFAGLSGESSPPVDLPRSTSSPTICCIKNGDVDDDSQSDPLQGAREATQVKDGHVANMPLSFSCPSPASSPLPSSSEMNGHVNLKELQALQAAAVDRTPVHFPGKCMSQTSSTYTYTTCRILHPSDQLTSVSPSSALSSCQSSACIGTPTTTPSPIPFSAPATPSYTPSYTPTCCTPCCTPRRLSLSLSLAESSTNLRDSTKTTSTSLGLVRLLLEHGISASVYDPRSWDRGLDVSGASTPVGGAQAQRITDTPEETEHRRSVKRPDTHLLLQPSTPPNSPRSKSASSTNTLFQFSPSTDDPPFYDTFLASKPARTILREVLGEVERERGGQTDDDSQTEKLNLRLVDKLKRFRTLPHHAGSASSGSTLLAPFGSTGLGNSALGGGLPGLNAGLRRNRSYPAMVGASMAMKDPGGPPSTEIVLPHTMQTTHTKHSVHTQEMQTNHTLAIHIPQTLHELETVTPQTVKRRHIRPNDGLWHSTSNDQHSDDETGT, from the exons TACTGTGTGCCGACAGAGTGGGCCAGATGACGAAGACCTACAGTGACATCGATGCTGTCACTCGACTGTTGGAAGAG AAAGAGCGGGATTTGGAGTTAGCAGCTCGCATCGGACAGTCGCTGCTGAAGAAGAACAAAGCTCTCAGTGAGAGGAACGAACTGCTGGAGGAGCAAGTAGAGCACATACGAGAGGAG GTGTCTCAGTTACGTCACGACTTGTCCATGAAAGATGAGCTGTTACAGTTCTATACCAGCGCTGCAGAGGAGAGTGAGGGGGAGTCTAGCACCTCCACACC tgtgcGTCCCAGTGAAAACAACGTGTCAACTCCTATTTTCTTCCCCCTGGACTCCCTGCAGAAGAAACTCAAAGATCTGGAGGAAGAGAACAAATCCTTGCGATGTGAG gCCAGTCATTTGGAGACAGAAACTATTTCCTACGAGGAGAAAGAGCTGCAACTTGTCAACGACTGTGTCAAAGAGCTAC GTGATGCCAACGTGCAGATTTCCTCTCTGGCTGAAGACCTGGCCAGGAAGACTGAAGACGCCTCCAGACAGCAGGAGGAGATCACACACCTCCTCTCCCAGATAGTAGACCTCCAGAAGAAGGCCAAGATG TATGCCGTGGAGAACGAGGAGCTGACTCAGCACTTAGGTGCAGCCAAAGACGCCCAGCGACAACTCACTGCTGAA TTGCGAGAGTTACAGGATAAGTATGCAGAGTGCATGGAGATGCTTCATGAGGCTCAGGAGGAGCTGAAGAACCTGAGAAATAAAACTCTACCACTCAGCACACCGAGGCGTTTCCATTCTCTGGGTCTGTTCCCAATG GACTCTCTGGCAGCAGAAATAGAGGGCACCATGAGGAAGGAACTTCAGATGGATGATCCAGATGTAGAAGAGCAGAG ACTGCACCCAAAGCGAGTGTTCCAGACGGTGAAAAACCTGAACCTAATGCGTCAGCAGCGTTCATCGCTAGCCCCCTCCCCCCTCAACATCCCAGGCTCCAATCGGACGTCGTCCCTCACCTCAGGTCTCTCCAGCAGGGTGGGCACGCCGCGCTCCAACTCCATTTATGGTAGCGAGACGGGGAGTGGGATCATCCTGGACAACAGGACTAGCAGCATCCTGGAGGGTCCAGACGACGG GTCAGAGGATTCCAACAAGCGTCCCCCTGGAACCCCGGGGACCCCTGGCAGCAGGGACCTGGAAGCAGCCCTGCGACGTCTGTCCCTCCGCCGCGACAACTACCTCTCAGAAAAACGCTTCTTTGAAgacgagagggagagaaagcTGGCTTACCTGGCCAAAGAGGACGAAAAGGGAAGTGGAGGCCCCGGGACGCCGACAGAGAGCCTGCTGTCGCTGTGCTCGCATCCCTCCTTCGGAAGCGTCTGGTCGGGGTACTCCTTCACGGCCAGATCCTACCTGCCGGATAAGCTGCAGATTGTAAAGCCGCTAGAAG GCTCTGCTACCCTCCACGCTTGGCAGCAGTTGGCTCAACCCCACATGGGCGCTCTGCTGGACGATCGGCCCGGCGTCGTCACGAAGGGCTTCCGCACGTTAGCACACGAGCATGAACAGGAAGACGGCTGGCACCTGGACCAACCGGAGGAGGACGAAGTTTCATGTGACTCGTTTGCTGGCCTGTCAGGAGAGAGCTCTCCTCCTGTGGATCTGCCTCGCTCTACCTCTTCTCCTACCATCTGCTGCATCAAAAATGGAGACGTCGATGACGACAGCCAATCGGACCCATTGCAAGGGGCTAGAGAAGCGACTCAAGTGAAAGACGGACATGTTGCAAACATGCCTCTGTCCTTCTCCTGCCCCTCCcctgcttcttctcctctcccctcttcctccGAGATGAACGGGCACGTGAACCTCAAGGAGCTCCAGGCCTTACAGGCCGCCGCAGTGGACCGTACGCCTG TTCATTTCCCAGGGAAGTGTATGTCTCAAACCAGCTCTACATACACCTACACCACCTGCAGGATCCTCCACCCTTCTGATCAGCTGACCTCAGTGTCCCCGAG CTCAGCTCTATCCTCTTGTCAGAGCAGTGCTTGCATCggcacccccaccaccaccccctcTCCTATACCCTTCTCTGCCCCAGCTACACCCTCCTACACCCCCTCCTACACTCCTACCTGCTGCACCCCCTGCTGCACTCCACGccgcctctccctctccctctcactaGCCGAGTCCTCCACCAACCTTCGGGACTCCACCAAGACCACCAGCACCTCCCTGGGCCTGGTGCGCCTCCTGCTAGAGCACGGGATCTCCGCCTCAGTGTATGACCCCCGCAGCTGGGACCGAGGGCTGGATGTCAGCGGAGCCTCGACTCCCGTGGGAGGAGCGCAAGCGCAGAGGATCACCGACACGCCGGAGGAGACTGAACACAGACGATCGGTGAAACGCCCAGACACCCACCTCCTCCTTCAGCCCTCCACCCCGCCCAACTCCCCTCGCTCCAAATCTGCCTCTTCTACCAACACACTTTTTCAGTTCAGCCCTTCAACCGATGACCCGCCGTTTTACGACACCTTCCTCGCCTCGAAGCCAGCTCGTACCATTCTGAGGGAAGTGCtgggggaggtggagagggagcgAGGGGGGCAAACGGATGACGACAGCCAAACAGAGAAGCTGAACCTGCGACTTGTGGACAAGCTGAAACGTTTCCGCACCCTCCCCCATCACGCTGGTTCGGCTTCATCTGGGAGTACTCTATTAGCCCCCTTTGGCTCTACTGGACTGGGGAACAGCGCACTGGGTGGGGGGCTTCCAGGTTTGAATGCAGGGCTGAGGAGGAACCGAAGCTATCCTGCCATGGTAGGGGCCAGCATGGCTATGAAAGACCCAGGAGGCCCCCCCAGCACAGAGATAGTCCTACCACATACGATGCAAACCACACATACCAAACACAGCGTGCACACGCAGGAAATGCAAACTAATCACACACTGGCCATACACATACCACAGACACTACATGAACTGGAAACAGTCACACCACAGACGGTGAAACGGAGACACATTAGGCCAAACGACGGACTGTGGCATTCAACAAGCAATGACCAACACAGTGATGATGAAACTGGGACATAA
- the trak1a gene encoding trafficking kinesin-binding protein 1 isoform X2 translates to MNVCNSPDLPELEIISLLEEQLPVYKLRADTIFGYDQDDWLHTPLVEPNSALDLTTEQIEETLKYFLLCADRVGQMTKTYSDIDAVTRLLEEKERDLELAARIGQSLLKKNKALSERNELLEEQVEHIREEVSQLRHDLSMKDELLQFYTSAAEESEGESSTSTPVRPSENNVSTPIFFPLDSLQKKLKDLEEENKSLRCEASHLETETISYEEKELQLVNDCVKELRDANVQISSLAEDLARKTEDASRQQEEITHLLSQIVDLQKKAKMYAVENEELTQHLGAAKDAQRQLTAELRELQDKYAECMEMLHEAQEELKNLRNKTLPLSTPRRFHSLGLFPMDSLAAEIEGTMRKELQMDDPDVEEQRLHPKRVFQTVKNLNLMRQQRSSLAPSPLNIPGSNRTSSLTSGLSSRVGTPRSNSIYGSETGSGIILDNRTSSILEGPDDGSEDSNKRPPGTPGTPGSRDLEAALRRLSLRRDNYLSEKRFFEDERERKLAYLAKEDEKGSGGPGTPTESLLSLCSHPSFGSVWSGYSFTARSYLPDKLQIVKPLEGSATLHAWQQLAQPHMGALLDDRPGVVTKGFRTLAHEHEQEDGWHLDQPEEDEVSCDSFAGLSGESSPPVDLPRSTSSPTICCIKNGDVDDDSQSDPLQGAREATQVKDGHVANMPLSFSCPSPASSPLPSSSEMNGHVNLKELQALQAAAVDRTPVHFPGKCMSQTSSTYTYTTCRILHPSDQLTSVSPSSALSSCQSSACIGTPTTTPSPIPFSAPATPSYTPSYTPTCCTPCCTPRRLSLSLSLAESSTNLRDSTKTTSTSLGLVRLLLEHGISASVYDPRSWDRGLDVSGASTPVGGAQAQRITDTPEETEHRRSVKRPDTHLLLQPSTPPNSPRSKSASSTNTLFQFSPSTDDPPFYDTFLASKPARTILREVLGEVERERGGQTDDDSQTEKLNLRLVDKLKRFRTLPHHAGSASSGSTLLAPFGSTGLGNSALGGGLPGLNAGLRRNRSYPAMVGASMAMKDPGGPPSTEIVLPHTMQTTHTKHSVHTQEMQTNHTLAIHIPQTLHELETVTPQTVKRRHIRPNDGLWHSTSNDQHSDDETGT, encoded by the exons TACTGTGTGCCGACAGAGTGGGCCAGATGACGAAGACCTACAGTGACATCGATGCTGTCACTCGACTGTTGGAAGAG AAAGAGCGGGATTTGGAGTTAGCAGCTCGCATCGGACAGTCGCTGCTGAAGAAGAACAAAGCTCTCAGTGAGAGGAACGAACTGCTGGAGGAGCAAGTAGAGCACATACGAGAGGAG GTGTCTCAGTTACGTCACGACTTGTCCATGAAAGATGAGCTGTTACAGTTCTATACCAGCGCTGCAGAGGAGAGTGAGGGGGAGTCTAGCACCTCCACACC tgtgcGTCCCAGTGAAAACAACGTGTCAACTCCTATTTTCTTCCCCCTGGACTCCCTGCAGAAGAAACTCAAAGATCTGGAGGAAGAGAACAAATCCTTGCGATGTGAG gCCAGTCATTTGGAGACAGAAACTATTTCCTACGAGGAGAAAGAGCTGCAACTTGTCAACGACTGTGTCAAAGAGCTAC GTGATGCCAACGTGCAGATTTCCTCTCTGGCTGAAGACCTGGCCAGGAAGACTGAAGACGCCTCCAGACAGCAGGAGGAGATCACACACCTCCTCTCCCAGATAGTAGACCTCCAGAAGAAGGCCAAGATG TATGCCGTGGAGAACGAGGAGCTGACTCAGCACTTAGGTGCAGCCAAAGACGCCCAGCGACAACTCACTGCTGAA TTGCGAGAGTTACAGGATAAGTATGCAGAGTGCATGGAGATGCTTCATGAGGCTCAGGAGGAGCTGAAGAACCTGAGAAATAAAACTCTACCACTCAGCACACCGAGGCGTTTCCATTCTCTGGGTCTGTTCCCAATG GACTCTCTGGCAGCAGAAATAGAGGGCACCATGAGGAAGGAACTTCAGATGGATGATCCAGATGTAGAAGAGCAGAG ACTGCACCCAAAGCGAGTGTTCCAGACGGTGAAAAACCTGAACCTAATGCGTCAGCAGCGTTCATCGCTAGCCCCCTCCCCCCTCAACATCCCAGGCTCCAATCGGACGTCGTCCCTCACCTCAGGTCTCTCCAGCAGGGTGGGCACGCCGCGCTCCAACTCCATTTATGGTAGCGAGACGGGGAGTGGGATCATCCTGGACAACAGGACTAGCAGCATCCTGGAGGGTCCAGACGACGG GTCAGAGGATTCCAACAAGCGTCCCCCTGGAACCCCGGGGACCCCTGGCAGCAGGGACCTGGAAGCAGCCCTGCGACGTCTGTCCCTCCGCCGCGACAACTACCTCTCAGAAAAACGCTTCTTTGAAgacgagagggagagaaagcTGGCTTACCTGGCCAAAGAGGACGAAAAGGGAAGTGGAGGCCCCGGGACGCCGACAGAGAGCCTGCTGTCGCTGTGCTCGCATCCCTCCTTCGGAAGCGTCTGGTCGGGGTACTCCTTCACGGCCAGATCCTACCTGCCGGATAAGCTGCAGATTGTAAAGCCGCTAGAAG GCTCTGCTACCCTCCACGCTTGGCAGCAGTTGGCTCAACCCCACATGGGCGCTCTGCTGGACGATCGGCCCGGCGTCGTCACGAAGGGCTTCCGCACGTTAGCACACGAGCATGAACAGGAAGACGGCTGGCACCTGGACCAACCGGAGGAGGACGAAGTTTCATGTGACTCGTTTGCTGGCCTGTCAGGAGAGAGCTCTCCTCCTGTGGATCTGCCTCGCTCTACCTCTTCTCCTACCATCTGCTGCATCAAAAATGGAGACGTCGATGACGACAGCCAATCGGACCCATTGCAAGGGGCTAGAGAAGCGACTCAAGTGAAAGACGGACATGTTGCAAACATGCCTCTGTCCTTCTCCTGCCCCTCCcctgcttcttctcctctcccctcttcctccGAGATGAACGGGCACGTGAACCTCAAGGAGCTCCAGGCCTTACAGGCCGCCGCAGTGGACCGTACGCCTG TTCATTTCCCAGGGAAGTGTATGTCTCAAACCAGCTCTACATACACCTACACCACCTGCAGGATCCTCCACCCTTCTGATCAGCTGACCTCAGTGTCCCCGAG CTCAGCTCTATCCTCTTGTCAGAGCAGTGCTTGCATCggcacccccaccaccaccccctcTCCTATACCCTTCTCTGCCCCAGCTACACCCTCCTACACCCCCTCCTACACTCCTACCTGCTGCACCCCCTGCTGCACTCCACGccgcctctccctctccctctcactaGCCGAGTCCTCCACCAACCTTCGGGACTCCACCAAGACCACCAGCACCTCCCTGGGCCTGGTGCGCCTCCTGCTAGAGCACGGGATCTCCGCCTCAGTGTATGACCCCCGCAGCTGGGACCGAGGGCTGGATGTCAGCGGAGCCTCGACTCCCGTGGGAGGAGCGCAAGCGCAGAGGATCACCGACACGCCGGAGGAGACTGAACACAGACGATCGGTGAAACGCCCAGACACCCACCTCCTCCTTCAGCCCTCCACCCCGCCCAACTCCCCTCGCTCCAAATCTGCCTCTTCTACCAACACACTTTTTCAGTTCAGCCCTTCAACCGATGACCCGCCGTTTTACGACACCTTCCTCGCCTCGAAGCCAGCTCGTACCATTCTGAGGGAAGTGCtgggggaggtggagagggagcgAGGGGGGCAAACGGATGACGACAGCCAAACAGAGAAGCTGAACCTGCGACTTGTGGACAAGCTGAAACGTTTCCGCACCCTCCCCCATCACGCTGGTTCGGCTTCATCTGGGAGTACTCTATTAGCCCCCTTTGGCTCTACTGGACTGGGGAACAGCGCACTGGGTGGGGGGCTTCCAGGTTTGAATGCAGGGCTGAGGAGGAACCGAAGCTATCCTGCCATGGTAGGGGCCAGCATGGCTATGAAAGACCCAGGAGGCCCCCCCAGCACAGAGATAGTCCTACCACATACGATGCAAACCACACATACCAAACACAGCGTGCACACGCAGGAAATGCAAACTAATCACACACTGGCCATACACATACCACAGACACTACATGAACTGGAAACAGTCACACCACAGACGGTGAAACGGAGACACATTAGGCCAAACGACGGACTGTGGCATTCAACAAGCAATGACCAACACAGTGATGATGAAACTGGGACATAA